AGCCCGACCGCGACCTGTTCGAGCTGCGCCCGCCCCCGGCTTTTACCTGCAGCCGCTCGCGGGTGGGGGAACTGGTGGTCGAGCCGCCCAAGGCCCGCGCCACGCTGGACAGCAACCGCATCATGATCCGCCCCTCGGCGCTGCAGACGCAATACCTGCCGGATGCCGAATGGGGCGACACCGTGCCCGCGATGCTGCAGCGCCTGCTGGTGCAAAGCCTGGGCGCGACGGGCGCCTACGGCCATGTGGGCCGCGCGCCCCTGGGTCTGTCGGGCGACGTGGCGCTGATCAGCGAGATCGGCGACTTCAACGCCGAGCTGGCCCCCGAGGGCGCCCTGGTGCGCCTCACTGTCGAGGCGCAGATGGTCAGCGAGATGGACGCCCAGGTCGTCTCTCGCGCCAGCTTCTCGGCTGCGGTCCCTGCCGCCGGCACCCGCACCGCCGATCTGATCCCGGCCTTCGACACGGCCTCGCAGCAGCTGGTCGCGCAGATGACGGAATGGGCAGTCCGCGCCTCGGGCGTCGGTCCCGGCGGCTGCAGCTGACGGGCGTCACGCAAAATTAACGAACCGCCGCTAAAGCCGACGATGCCCCTGTTACCGCAAAGGATTTCCTGCCCATGCGCGTTCTCGTCTTCAATGCAGGCAGTTCCAGCCTGAAGTTCGGCCTGTTCGACGGCGACCGGCAGGTCTTCAAGGGCAGCTTCGACCGCTTCCGCGAGGGGGGCTGCGATGTGGCCTTCGAGGGCGCGGACGGTCCGCCCGAACAGGGCCGGGCGCCGCATGCCGATCTGGCGGCGGCCATCGCGGCGGTGCCGGGCGTTCTGGCCGAACGCGGCCTGGCGGGGATCGACGCGGTGGGCCACCGGCTGGCGCATGGCGGGACCGAATTCACCGGCCCGGCGAAGATCGACGAGGCCGTCATCGCCCGGATCGAGGCGCTGACGCCGCTGGCGCCGCTGCACAACCCCGCCATGCTGGAGGGGCTGCGCCTGGCCTCGCACATTTGGCCCGATGTGCCGCAGGTCGCGGTCTTCGACACCAGCTTTCATTTGACCAACCCGGCCCGCGCCACCACCTATGCCGTGCCCGCCGCCTGGCGCGACGCCGGGCTGCGCCGCTTCGGCTTTCACGGCACCTCGCACAAATACGTGGCGCAGCGGGCAGCCGAGGCGCTTGGCCAGCCGTTGTCCGACCTGCGGATCATCAGCGTGCATCTGGGCAACGGCGCCAGCGCCTGCGCGGTGCAATACGGGGCCAGCATCGACAGCTCGATGGGCATGACGCCCTTGGAGGGGCTGGTGATGGGCACCCGCTCGGGCGACATCGACCCCGGGGCCTTCGGATTCCTGCAGCGCCATCTGGGGCTGGACGTGGCGGCCATCGAAGCCGCCCTTTATTCCGACAGCGGGCTGAAGGGGCTGACCGGCAGCCCGGACATGCGCGATGTCGAGGATCGCGCCGCCGCGGGCGATGCGGCGGCGCAGCTGGCGATCAACCTCTATGCCTATCGGGTGCGCAAGTATCTGGGCGGCTATGCGGCGGCGATGGGCGGCGTGGATGCGGTCGTCTTCACGGGGGGCATCGGGCAGAACTCGGCCTCGATGCGGCGGCGGATCTGCGACGGGCTGTCCTTCATGGGGCTGATGCTGGACGATGACCGCAACCGCGCGCCCGACCTGTCCGACCGCGCCGCGCCGCAGATCCAGGCGCAGGGCAGCCGCGTGGCCGTGGTGGTGACCGAGACGGCCGAGCAGCTGATGATCGCGCACGAGGTCCGTACGCTGCTGGACCGTCCCGCCCTGACCCCGCGCCCGGTCCCGGTCGCCGTGTCGGGTCGCCACGTGCATCTGTCGGCCGAGACGGTGCGCGCGCTGTTCGGCGCCGATTATCGCCTGACCGAGGGCGCGCCCCTGCGCCAGCCCGGCAACTGGGTCGCCGAGGAGCGTGTGACGCTGGAAGGCCCCAAGGGCCGGCTGGAGCGCGTGGCGATCCTGGGTCCGCTGCGCCCGCGCACCCAGATCGAGGTGTCGCGCACCGACAGCTTCGCCTTGGGCATCGACGCCCCCGTCCGCAACAGCGGCCAGCTGGAGGGGACGCCAAAGGTCCGCCTGATCGGCCCGCAGGGCGCGTTCGAGACGGACGGCCTGATCGTCGCGGCCCGCCATGTCCACACCAACCCCACCGACGCGGCGGCGATGGGCCTGTCGGATGGCGAGATGGTCGAGATCGAGGTGCAAGGCGCGGACGGCCGGGGCCTGGTCTTTGCCCATACGCTGGTGCGCGTCGCCGCCGGCACGGTGACCGAGATGCATATCGACACCGACGAGGCCAATGCCGCCGGCATCTCGGGCCATGTCGACGGCGCCGTGGTGCCGCATGTGCAGGCACTGCCGAAGGGCTGACGGGGAGGTTGGGGGGGGCGTGTCCGGCGCCCTTGGTGGTCGCCTCGGCGCGGCCCTGTCGGCCTGACCCGCGCGTTGCCCGGCAATCATGTCGGGCAGCGAGGCGGGGGCGGATCGTCGGAGCGCCAGCGTCAGGCGCCCGATGCGGGTGCCGACACCATCAAGGCCTTGCGATGGCGGGGCTTGGGGCGACCGCGACGTCCTGCGTCAGGAACGCCCCTCGGACGCCCGGTCCTTTCGCACACGCGCAGTCGTGACGGGACAGGGCTGGCCGTCGAAGAAGACCTGCAGGATCCGTTCGAAGACCTCCCCGCCCCCCGCCCCCGCGAACAGCGTCGCGGAGGAGCGCAGCTTGGCGGCGTCGATCGACCCGAAGATGCCTTCGGCAGAGCTGTCCTCATGCGCCAGCACGGCGCCGGCGCAGGCCCGCAGGCGCGGGCCCAGGACCGGATGAGCCAGATAGCGCCGCGCCTCGTCCAGATCCGCGATGCCGTAATGCCGCGCCATGGAGGATTGCCCCAGCCCGCGCAGCTGCGGGAAGATGAACCACATCCAGTGGCTCTGCTTGCGGCCCCGGGTCAGCTCGGCCAGCGCGATGTCATGGCCGTCCTTCTGCGCGGCCACGAAGCGGTCCAGTGCGGCGGGGTCGTCGGTCTGGGACTGGCGGGGCATGGGGGGCTCCTTCTGAAGGTCCGGATGAGGTGACAGGGCGGTCTAGGCGCGGGGTCAGCGGTGCGGCAGCTCGGGCCGGATACGGGCGGCGATGATGCTGCACAGCACCACCATCAGCGCGCACCATGCACCCAGAAACAGGCATTGCGTCGGAAAATCGACCCCGGCATCGATCAGAAGTCCGGTGATCCCGGGCCCGATGGCGGTCGAGATCACCATGATCGTCGTGGCCAGCGACCGGATCGCGCCCAGATGGGCGGTGCCGTAGAGCACGGGGAACAGCACGCCCCACAGCGACCCGGCCATGCCCTGGGTGATCCCCACCACCGCCAGCGCGACATACCAGCCTGCGACACCCTCGGCCGGGCCGATCAGGGTCACGCCGATCCCCATCGGCAGGACCAGAAGCGGCAGCAGCCGCAGCGCGCCGAAGCGGTCCGCCGCCCATCCCGCCCCGAAGGCCGCCAGGATAGTCGTCACGCCGAAGGCCGTGTAGCCCGGCGCCATCTGGGTCAGGGTCCAGCCCTTGACCTGCGCGACATGGGCCTGATGGAAGAAGATCACCGTCGCGATGAAGCCCGGCGTCAGCAGCACCGGCAGCAGCGCGGGCAGCAGCCAGTGGCCCGCCGCATCGCGCCTGCGCCATTGCCGCCCCTGCAGGCCCGGCCGCTCGACCCGGGCGGCGTGAAGGACCGGGTCGCGCCCCTCGGACAGAAGGATCGCCAGCAGCGGCGCGACGACCAGCAGCAGCACCGCCGCGACGACCAGCCAGGTGGCCTGCCACCCGACCGCGCCGATCAGCAGCACGACCAGCAGCGGCACGACGATCTCTCCGGCGGGATGGCCCAGATTGGTGATCGACACGGCTTGCCCGCGCCGCGCCTCGAACCAGCGGCCCATGGCGGTCATCGCGATATGGCTGAACATCCCCTGCCCGCAGAAGCGCAGCCCGAACAGCACGATCCCGAGCGCCAGCACCGAGGGCGCCTAGGCCATCCCGATCGCCGCCGCCCCGAAGATCAGCGCGGCCAGCGGGGCCAGCCGCGACAGGGGCACGCTGTCGGCCAGCGATCCCTTCCAGAACATCAGCGCCGCCGCCGCCAGCGTGGCCACCGTGTAGAGGCTGCCCCAGCTGCCATCCGTCAGCCCGTGGCGGTCCTTGATGAACTCGGCGAACAGCGAGATGAACCAGGTCTGCCCGAAGGCCGAGGCGAAGGTCAGCAGCAGCCCGGCCCCCAGCCAGCGAAGATTGTCGCGAAGAAACGGGATCATGCGCAGGGACCGATCGGGGGCTGGGGCGGGAAAGATGCAGGGAGTGCAAGCCCGCATCTGTGGCATGACGGCGGCGGCCCTGCAATTGCTCAAGACCCCCGCACCCGCGGGACGCGGCGCCCGACCTTCGGGGCGCCGCCCGGGCGGTCTCAGCGATACATCAGGACCGGGATCCTGACGGCCTGGACCATCGTGGTGGTGGTCGATCCGATGATCAGGCTGCGGATGCGGGAATGGCCGTAGGCGCCCATGACCAGCAGGCCGAAGCCCTCGGCGGAGGCCACCGACTGCAACACGTCCTCGGGCTCGCCCGGCGCGATCCGCGTGTCTGCGGTCAGGCCCGCGGCCCCCAGGATGCGCACTGCATCGTCCAGCTTGCCGCGCAGCGCGGGCGTGGGCTCGCCCACATAGAGCAGCGTGATCTGCAGCCCCTGGAAGACCGGGCTGACCGACATGCGCTGGACCGCCTTCTGGGCCGAGGCGCTGCCGTCGAAGGCCACCAGCACGCGGCCGATGGGCGCGAAGGCGCGCGAGGCCACGAAGACCGGGACCTTGGAGGCGCGCACGATGCGTTCCAGGTTCGAGCCCAGATGCGCCGTGGCGTATTCCGCCCCCTCGCCACACTTGCCGATGACGATGGCGCGCAGGTCGGGCTCGGCCTCCTGGACGGCCTCCAGGATGTCGCCCTTGCGCAGATGCGGGGTGACCTGGCCCACGCCCTTTGCCTGCAGGATCGCCTGCGCATCCTCCAGGATGGCGCGGCCCCGGGCCTGGGCAAGCCGGGCGCGGCTTTCGTCGGCGCTGGCCAGCTCCTCCAGCAGGGCCGAGCGGGCGCCGAGCGTCAGCGCCCCGGACAGGTTCTGGGTCGACCCGATTTCGCGCCGGCCCAGCACGTGCATCACGTCGACCGAGGCCCTCAGGCGGGCCGCGATCCAGGCGGTGTGGTGGCAGACGCTTTCCGAATAGGCCGAGCCGTCGACCAGTGCGAGTATTCTGTCGGTCATGATCTTCCCTCCCTCAATGCGACATCAGCTTGTCGAGCGCGCCGGGCTTGTCGTGGATGGCCAGCCTGTCGACCAGCGTCTCGGACGCTTCGTTCATGCCGATCAGCTCGACCTCGGCCCCGTCGCGGCGGAACTTGAGGATCGCCATGTCCAGCGCCTGCACGGAACTGATGTCCCAGATATGCGCGCCGGTGACATCGATGACGACTTTCTCGACCGCCTCCTTGAAGTCGAAGGCCTCGGCGAAATCCTCGGCTGAGCCATAGAACAGCTGCCCCTCGACCCGATAGGTGCGGGTGCGCCCGTCCTGGGACAGACTGGAGCGGATGCGGAACAGCTGCGCGATCTTGGCGGCGAAGAAGATCCCCGACAGCATTACGCCGACCAGCACGCCGATGGCCAGGTTGTGGGTGTAGACCACCGTCACCACCGTCGCGATCATCACCACCGAGGAGGACCGGGGATGGGTCCTCAGGTTGCCGATCGAGGACCAGCTGAACGTGCCGATCGACACCATGATCATGATCGCGACCAGCGCCGGCATCGGGATCCGCGCGACAAGATCGCCCAGGCCCACGACCAGGATCAGCAGCACGACGCCTGCGGTGAAGCAGGACAGCCGCCCGCGCCCGCCGGATTTGACGTTGATGATCGACTGCCCGATCATCGCGCAGCCCGCCATGCCGCCGATGAAGCCGGTGGCGGTGTTGGCGATGCCTTGGCCGATGCATTCCTGGTTGCGGTCGGACTTGGTGTCGGTCAGGTCGTCAACGATGTTCTGCGTCATCAGGCTTTCCAGCAGCCCTACGATGGCCACGGCGATCGAATAGGGCAGGATGATCTGCAGCGTGGTCAGGTTCAGCGGGATGTCCGGGATCAGGAAGACCGGCAGCGTGTCGGGCAGCGCGCCCATGTCGCCCACCGTGCGCACGTCCCAGCCCATCAGCGTGACCAGCAGCGTCAGCACGACGATGGTAACAAGCGGCGAGGGGATCGCCGTCGTCAGGCGCGGCACCAGGTAGATGATCGCCAGCCCCGCGGCCACCAGCGCATAGGTGAGCCAGGTGACGCCGGGCACCGACAGGTCCAGCTCGGTCAGCTGCGCCATGAAGATCAGGATTGCCAGCGCGTTTACGAAGCCGGTCATCACCGATTTCGAGACATAGCGCATGAAGCGCCCCAGCTTCAGCAGCCCTGCGCCGATCTGGATCAGGCCCGCCAGCACGGTGGCGGCCAGCAGATACTCCAGCCCGTGCTCGCGCACCAGCGTGATCATCAGCACGGCAGTGGCCGCGGTCGCGGCCGAGATCATCCCGGGCCGGCCGCCCACGAAGGCGATCAGCACGGCGATGGAGAAGCTGGCGTAAAGCCCCACGCGGGGGTCGACGCCGGCGATGATGGAAAAGGCGATGGCCTCGGGGATCAGGGCCAGGGCCACGACAAGTCCCGCCAGCAGGTCGCCGCGGATGTTGCCGAACCATTGGTTGCGGTATTCGGAAAGTGAGATCATGAATTATCCAAAACCCTGCATCGGCTGGCCATTCGAAAGGCGGTCCGGCATGTCTGTCTCAGGGTCGATCAAAGGATTGTCCGGCGGATCGGCGGCCGGAAGAGCCACCCGGGCTTTCACCGGGTCCTTGCGCTTGATCGTGTCATAGACGGAAAGGCGCCGCGGGATCAACCGGCTTGTTCCTGAAAATCGCCCTGCCGGACCCGGTCTGCCCGCATCGGGGCAGAAAGGACGGGGTCGCCCGGGCGGCACAGGGCACCGTCACCTGCCCCAGTTAGGGTCGGTTGGCCCGGTGGCGGGACGCAGTTTGCCGCAGCGCGGACGGCAGGATCAGATCAGGAAGATGTCGTCGGCGATGTCCTCGGCGGTCAGGCCGCGCCCGTCGAGGGCGATCCGGTCGCCGCCGCCGAAAAGCAGCACCACGCCCGACGACGTCTCGCGGATGACATCGCCATAGAACTCCGCGACCGAGCGGGACATCAGCGCATCGTCGATGAGCAGGCGGTCGATGCCCGGCTGATAGTCGGCGATCCGGTCGGCGCCGTCCCCCTCGTGGAAGACGAAGGTGTCGCGCCCGCTGCCGCCGACCAGCAGGTCGTTGCCGCGCGCGCCGATCAGGGTGTCGTTGCCCGCCCCCCCGCGCAGGGTGTCCGAGCCGGGACCACCGTGGAGATAGTCGAAGCCCGCGCCGCCATCCATCCGGTCATTCCCGGGGCCGCCCAGCAGGGTGTCGTGCCCCGCCCCGCCGGTCAGCGTATCGTTGCCGGCGCCGCCGCGCAGCAGGTCGTGGCCGTTGCCGCCGACAAGGCGGTCGTCGCCGCGCTGCCCGTCCAGCGTGTCGTTGCCATTGCCGCCCACCAGAAGATCGGCGCCCAGGCCGCCGATCAGCCGGTCATGGCCCGCGCCGCCGTACAGCGTGTCGTGGCCCGCACCGCCGGCCATCCAGTCGTCCCCGGCGCCGCCCCGGGCCAGGTCGGAGGTCGCGCCGAGGCGGAAATCATCCGCACCTGCCGTCCCCTCGACCGCACGCCCTCCGGGCGAGGACTGCCGCACGGCGCCGTCGAAGACCTCGTCCAGCCAGTCCCCCCGGCTGTCGACATCCGCGACCAGCGCGGGCTCGGCGGTCACCGGGAACAGCCCCGTGTCCAGCGCGGGCTGGCCCGTGGTGCGGCCGAAATTCTGCGTGGCCATCAGGACCGTGTGGCCCTGGAAATTCCCGACCTCCAGCCCGATGCCGATATATTCCATCCGGGGCGAGACGATGTTCTCGTAATGGCTGGGGCTGTCCATCAGGTTGCGGTGCAGCTGCCTGACCTCGTCGCGCAGATCGCCGCCGCCGCTGATCCCGACATAGGCCAGGTTCTCGGCCGTGCCCCAGCTTTGCCCGTACATGGGAAAGCCCGCCTGCTCGATCCGCGCGGAGGCGGAGGATCCCCTGGCGCCCGAATGCGAGAAGACGTCAGCATCCAGCATCCAGCGGCTGTGGGCATCGGCGGATTCGTTCAGCGACCGTGCGATCCGCAAGGGAGCCAGACCCAGATCGGCGCGGGTCTGGTTGACCAGGCTGACAAAATAGCGCTCGTCCGCGGTGGCAAGGCTCATCCGGGTGTCCCCTCTGAAAGACCGACGTGACACCGCGACGCGCGACTCATGCTCTGGTTGTTCTAGTCTAGACTTATGCTCGTGCACGGCAACGAGGTTTGGCCCGACCGTGGCCCGACTTACAGCGCATTCGACCGAATTTCCAGACACGGCTGCGGGAGCGGCGTCCGGATCCGGGATGGGCGGTCAGGGCCAGCCGTCAGGCCGTCCCCTCCCCGGCCAGCGCCTTGTCGACCGCCTCGCTGGCCTGGCCCTTGCGCGAGGTCAGGGGTGCCAGCAGCGTATAGAGCAGCGGGATCACCACGACGATCAGCACGCTGGAAAAGGCGAGCCCGCCCAGGATCACCAGCCCGATGGCGACCCGGCTTTCCGCGCCCGCGCCGGTGGCCAGCACCAAGGGCACGGCGCCCAGCAGGGTCGAGGCCACGGTCATCATGATCGCGCGCAGACGCGAGGTGGCGCCCTCGATCGCCGCCTCGCGGACATCCTTGCCCTCGTCGCGCAGCTGGTTGGCGAACTCGACGATCAGGATGCCGTTCTTGGCCATCAGGCCGATCAGCAGCACCATCCCGACCTGGCTGTAGATGTTGAGCGATTGCCCCGTCAGGAACAGAGTTCCGAGCGCGCCCGTGACCCCGAGGGGGATGGGCAGGATGATGATCAGCGGATGG
Above is a window of Paracoccus liaowanqingii DNA encoding:
- a CDS encoding SulP family inorganic anion transporter, with the translated sequence MISLSEYRNQWFGNIRGDLLAGLVVALALIPEAIAFSIIAGVDPRVGLYASFSIAVLIAFVGGRPGMISAATAATAVLMITLVREHGLEYLLAATVLAGLIQIGAGLLKLGRFMRYVSKSVMTGFVNALAILIFMAQLTELDLSVPGVTWLTYALVAAGLAIIYLVPRLTTAIPSPLVTIVVLTLLVTLMGWDVRTVGDMGALPDTLPVFLIPDIPLNLTTLQIILPYSIAVAIVGLLESLMTQNIVDDLTDTKSDRNQECIGQGIANTATGFIGGMAGCAMIGQSIINVKSGGRGRLSCFTAGVVLLILVVGLGDLVARIPMPALVAIMIMVSIGTFSWSSIGNLRTHPRSSSVVMIATVVTVVYTHNLAIGVLVGVMLSGIFFAAKIAQLFRIRSSLSQDGRTRTYRVEGQLFYGSAEDFAEAFDFKEAVEKVVIDVTGAHIWDISSVQALDMAILKFRRDGAEVELIGMNEASETLVDRLAIHDKPGALDKLMSH
- a CDS encoding MFS transporter; this translates as MLALGIVLFGLRFCGQGMFSHIAMTAMGRWFEARRGQAVSITNLGHPAGEIVVPLLVVLLIGAVGWQATWLVVAAVLLLVVAPLLAILLSEGRDPVLHAARVERPGLQGRQWRRRDAAGHWLLPALLPVLLTPGFIATVIFFHQAHVAQVKGWTLTQMAPGYTAFGVTTILAAFGAGWAADRFGALRLLPLLVLPMGIGVTLIGPAEGVAGWYVALAVVGITQGMAGSLWGVLFPVLYGTAHLGAIRSLATTIMVISTAIGPGITGLLIDAGVDFPTQCLFLGAWCALMVVLCSIIAARIRPELPHR
- a CDS encoding CAP domain-containing protein encodes the protein MSLATADERYFVSLVNQTRADLGLAPLRIARSLNESADAHSRWMLDADVFSHSGARGSSASARIEQAGFPMYGQSWGTAENLAYVGISGGGDLRDEVRQLHRNLMDSPSHYENIVSPRMEYIGIGLEVGNFQGHTVLMATQNFGRTTGQPALDTGLFPVTAEPALVADVDSRGDWLDEVFDGAVRQSSPGGRAVEGTAGADDFRLGATSDLARGGAGDDWMAGGAGHDTLYGGAGHDRLIGGLGADLLVGGNGNDTLDGQRGDDRLVGGNGHDLLRGGAGNDTLTGGAGHDTLLGGPGNDRMDGGAGFDYLHGGPGSDTLRGGAGNDTLIGARGNDLLVGGSGRDTFVFHEGDGADRIADYQPGIDRLLIDDALMSRSVAEFYGDVIRETSSGVVLLFGGGDRIALDGRGLTAEDIADDIFLI
- a CDS encoding DUF1810 domain-containing protein: MPRQSQTDDPAALDRFVAAQKDGHDIALAELTRGRKQSHWMWFIFPQLRGLGQSSMARHYGIADLDEARRYLAHPVLGPRLRACAGAVLAHEDSSAEGIFGSIDAAKLRSSATLFAGAGGGEVFERILQVFFDGQPCPVTTARVRKDRASEGRS
- a CDS encoding universal stress protein, with the translated sequence MTDRILALVDGSAYSESVCHHTAWIAARLRASVDVMHVLGRREIGSTQNLSGALTLGARSALLEELASADESRARLAQARGRAILEDAQAILQAKGVGQVTPHLRKGDILEAVQEAEPDLRAIVIGKCGEGAEYATAHLGSNLERIVRASKVPVFVASRAFAPIGRVLVAFDGSASAQKAVQRMSVSPVFQGLQITLLYVGEPTPALRGKLDDAVRILGAAGLTADTRIAPGEPEDVLQSVASAEGFGLLVMGAYGHSRIRSLIIGSTTTTMVQAVRIPVLMYR
- a CDS encoding ABC-type transport auxiliary lipoprotein family protein, which gives rise to MRLPLILLIATLPGCGALSALQGEPDRDLFELRPPPAFTCSRSRVGELVVEPPKARATLDSNRIMIRPSALQTQYLPDAEWGDTVPAMLQRLLVQSLGATGAYGHVGRAPLGLSGDVALISEIGDFNAELAPEGALVRLTVEAQMVSEMDAQVVSRASFSAAVPAAGTRTADLIPAFDTASQQLVAQMTEWAVRASGVGPGGCS
- a CDS encoding acetate/propionate family kinase codes for the protein MRVLVFNAGSSSLKFGLFDGDRQVFKGSFDRFREGGCDVAFEGADGPPEQGRAPHADLAAAIAAVPGVLAERGLAGIDAVGHRLAHGGTEFTGPAKIDEAVIARIEALTPLAPLHNPAMLEGLRLASHIWPDVPQVAVFDTSFHLTNPARATTYAVPAAWRDAGLRRFGFHGTSHKYVAQRAAEALGQPLSDLRIISVHLGNGASACAVQYGASIDSSMGMTPLEGLVMGTRSGDIDPGAFGFLQRHLGLDVAAIEAALYSDSGLKGLTGSPDMRDVEDRAAAGDAAAQLAINLYAYRVRKYLGGYAAAMGGVDAVVFTGGIGQNSASMRRRICDGLSFMGLMLDDDRNRAPDLSDRAAPQIQAQGSRVAVVVTETAEQLMIAHEVRTLLDRPALTPRPVPVAVSGRHVHLSAETVRALFGADYRLTEGAPLRQPGNWVAEERVTLEGPKGRLERVAILGPLRPRTQIEVSRTDSFALGIDAPVRNSGQLEGTPKVRLIGPQGAFETDGLIVAARHVHTNPTDAAAMGLSDGEMVEIEVQGADGRGLVFAHTLVRVAAGTVTEMHIDTDEANAAGISGHVDGAVVPHVQALPKG